Proteins co-encoded in one Opitutus terrae PB90-1 genomic window:
- a CDS encoding MFS transporter, protein MTADSHLPLREKLSYGFGDLASVLYWQTFMVYLTFFYTDVFGIAAAAAGTMLALSRSVDAFFDPVMGMIADRTQTRWGKFRPYLLWLCVPFAIMGVLTFTVPEFGPTGKLAWAWITYNGLMLLYTAINIPYTAMLGVLTPNPNERTTLSSIKFVFAFAAGMIVSATVLPLAKVFGHGNDARGWQMTFVVIGVAAIVFFLITFFNTKERVQPPKAQKTSVGRDLLDLITNVPWLILLATTITFILYVALRSSVTVHYFKYFVGTQTVTLPAWLPKIGGTQEWHLESLVSIFNTSGQLASLLGVMAIPFFARLAGRKRTFIGMFIIAILSTASYYLLQPSQVFLIIGINLIGSFTGGPLSALLWAMYADTADYAEWKRGRRATGLVFSASIFSQKQGWAIGAGVALWLMASVGFQANVDQTPESLHGLVKLMSIFPAAFGILAIVLILFYPLNEKKMQQIETELKARRDAIGESTPA, encoded by the coding sequence ATGACTGCTGACTCGCACTTACCGCTCAGAGAAAAGCTTTCTTACGGTTTCGGCGACCTCGCCTCCGTCCTCTACTGGCAGACCTTCATGGTCTACCTGACGTTCTTCTACACGGACGTCTTCGGCATCGCCGCCGCGGCGGCGGGCACGATGCTCGCGCTGAGTCGGAGCGTCGACGCGTTCTTCGATCCGGTCATGGGGATGATCGCCGACCGCACGCAGACGCGCTGGGGCAAGTTCCGGCCTTACCTGCTCTGGCTCTGCGTGCCGTTCGCCATCATGGGCGTGCTCACGTTCACGGTGCCCGAGTTCGGACCGACGGGTAAACTCGCCTGGGCGTGGATCACCTACAACGGGCTGATGCTGCTCTACACCGCGATCAACATTCCCTACACCGCGATGCTCGGCGTGCTCACGCCCAACCCCAACGAGCGCACCACGCTTTCCTCCATCAAATTCGTCTTCGCCTTCGCCGCCGGCATGATCGTGTCCGCCACGGTGCTGCCACTGGCCAAGGTCTTCGGTCACGGCAACGACGCCCGCGGCTGGCAGATGACGTTCGTGGTGATCGGCGTCGCGGCGATTGTTTTCTTTCTGATCACGTTCTTCAACACGAAGGAGCGCGTCCAGCCACCGAAGGCGCAGAAGACGTCCGTCGGCCGCGACCTGCTCGATCTGATCACCAACGTTCCTTGGCTGATCCTGCTCGCGACCACGATCACCTTCATCCTCTACGTCGCGCTGCGCAGCAGCGTGACGGTGCACTATTTCAAGTATTTCGTCGGCACCCAGACCGTGACGCTGCCCGCGTGGCTGCCGAAGATCGGCGGCACGCAGGAATGGCATCTCGAAAGCCTCGTCTCGATTTTCAACACCAGCGGCCAGCTCGCCTCGCTCCTCGGCGTCATGGCGATTCCGTTCTTCGCTCGGCTGGCCGGCCGCAAGCGGACGTTCATCGGGATGTTCATCATCGCGATCCTCAGCACCGCGTCCTACTACCTGCTCCAACCCAGCCAGGTGTTCCTCATCATTGGAATCAACCTGATCGGCTCGTTCACCGGCGGCCCGCTCAGCGCGCTGCTCTGGGCCATGTATGCCGACACCGCCGACTACGCCGAATGGAAGCGCGGTCGCCGGGCGACCGGTCTCGTGTTCTCCGCCTCGATCTTTTCCCAAAAACAAGGCTGGGCGATCGGCGCCGGCGTCGCGCTCTGGCTCATGGCCAGCGTCGGTTTCCAAGCCAATGTCGACCAGACGCCGGAATCGCTGCACGGTTTGGTGAAGCTGATGAGCATCTTCCCGGCGGCGTTCGGCATCCTCGCGATCGTGCTCATCCTCTTCTATCCGCTGAACGAGAAAAAAATGCAGCAGATCGAAACGGAGTTGAAGGCCCGCCGCGACGCGATCGGCGAATCGACGCCGGCGTAA